GCATGCAGCCAAAACAACAGAAGTGCCTTTTTCTCTGAATGTTTGAGTGGCTCAACCAAAGCAAAGACTTCAACTCCATTGAACATCTGTGGAGAAAGTAGTTTATAGACACTTGTCAGTAATAGATAAAggatctgaatacttttgtgaataagaaatttcagtttttatttaatttttggaAAAAAGTGTGGCTTGATGGGTCAAATGGCAGGTAtatcaatttaaaataaaatcaactcAGTGTGCAAAAGTCTTGGAGTCTGCATACCTTGACTCCATTCATTGGCAACTCATGGGTTTGTTTAGCAGTGAATCATCCAATTACAGCTGTATGCATGACTTCACCATGTTTTCACGCTGAATTCCCTTTTGACCCTTGCCAGGAAGTGCAAATGGCATAAAACCAACAAACAAGTCAGTGTTGTACAGTGCATTCCGTTTCTAAGAGCCTAGTTGGTACAGCAGTTCTGGACGGCAGCCTGAAATAACCCCGTGCCTGGTTAATTCCAGCACATTACTGTGGTTGAGAACATTTTGGCCGGCAGTTATGCCTTATGCTGATGTGCTGATAAACGTGGATGGGAATCTTAGTGTTGAGCTGTTAGCTGGCTGATTGTTCTGGGACTTGTATTTTTAGCACCAGCAATGTATTTTGTGACATGCCAAGAGTCTTGTGTGCTAGATAACAAAAAGTGTTGAGAGGACGCATGCTTTAAGGGAATTCAACTGGTAAAACTACTTactcagctttaaaaaaaaaaaagttttctgTATTGATTCCTTTATCTGTAACTACATTTTTGTGGAAGAATTGATGCTatgtctgggttttttttgcataaagTATTCTCCATTTGGGGTATATACAGTTTTCCCTTTGCAAAACCCCTGTCACTTGCACTACAGCCATATAGGCCAAAACGGCTAGCAGGGTAATGCACCACCAACCATGTCTTTACATGCTTCTCAGAAATAAATGCATATATTGTGACTAGGGATGCAAATGttgccattaaaaaaaaaaaaatctgtatgtATTCATTTTGATTGATGTTTGACTGTCCATAAATCAGTTAGCCGACAAGCATAGAGCACCCCAtcgaaataaaaataaaaacatataacaGTGTTTCATAACAATCATGTTGATTACAAAACCGTGTAACATAGTGAGCATGGCAGTAATGTATAACAGTAACATTAACACTACATTAGTAGTACTAATTTGTGGCAAATTTGTCTTTTCTCTTTACAAAGTGTAGCTGCAATATCAATTGCTGTTAAGTGTCAGCTGTAATCAGTGATTAATTTAAAAGACATACAACAAACAGCCATAAATTGAGCAATGACTTCTTCATTGACATTCCTAATTGTAAAGGAACATGTCGAACTATTCTCAGTGTAATGTTATGTGCACTAGACTTAAATAGTCATTAAAAGTTTTGGTAAATCTGGTATTTGCTGTTCAGGGCCTTCTATGTTGTACTTTGATATTTATAATGCactacacattttatttttcattttccctgcaattttccttccaatctagtcatatccaatttcctgattgcattattctttctctctactgatgttgacttccacttctgactgaggagagccgtgactaacacccTAATTGGTTTATGTATTGACACGTgttcagtagccgactgcatcttttcacctgcacaaggcgagtacatatgtggatcagctttgccacggagagacacaccctggtcacgttatcccccgtctctgtgcgggtgccatcaatcagccagcagaggtcgtaatcagttatgaggaatcccctgtgccacctgagtgccctcacctcacatttttaacaaagacatgtagggttgggcgatattgctgattttcataccgtctACATAAagtaccgcggtatacggtattaccgtgGGGTGTTGGTATTTGGGTGCGGACGTCTCTCTGTCAGTAATGGGTCGTTCGCGAGCGATCCGATTccattgaacggctctttcaaaTAAACCGAGTCGCATCTCTTGGAACcgttatatatatgttttatatgttcttttcatttttgcgccgttcttattggctgtaatacaccaattctgcttcacatcagtacggggaattaatcagtcataataaaagctgtttattgtcggaattcaaatccgaaatccGAGTATTGCGAAGAGTGagcgcgacacacacacacagagataatattatattgtataaacttgcacaagtgtgtttttttgcaagttcgggcttgtatGTAACTGTATTCGGTACaaagagatgttatattgacatgctaccgcgttgtgccaccccatcccatggttttgaatggcaagatactaactgttagcttagcaagcaaaacccgatggaatcgctgtctaagtagcgcgttcgaataacctgccttataataagtcattgacttattagaatcctctctactgaggcagctgcctatgtaggcagtaagacaacaaggcagctcactaggtgtttgaacacaccctatgcAGAGCGCTCCTTAGCTTTTGTGTTATCGCCTCAAAAAGTGAGCacccccacaaccaatcagtgagctccaaccgtcTACAACTCCCGCCCCTCCCTTATTGTGGATGCGCGCACCTCCGTTTTCAAGGTGGACCTTAAGCAGAAATTTGacgcttcacatttttaaaataccgtcaccatttttaaataccgcggtataccgtaataccgtcataaCGCCCAACCCTAAAGACATAGTCTAGACTGCAGCCAGACAAGTCTGGCATCTGTACTTGCTGGTTTctctgaaataaaaaaagaaacacaaaaatTGCCTAGAAAGCAGCATGTTGCTCCAGAAAGTGTGAATAAATCATAGTTTTGATGGTCTTCCCAAATATGCAAGTTCCCATGACAGACCATGGCTTCTTTACAGTGGGAACAGTTTAGTTGGTCCTTGCGCTTGTTTGACCTAAACAACACAAAGCCTATTATTTCCATAAGCATGCTGAAAAGTGCACCCATCCATTTCAGGAAAACTTCAGCTCAGAAAGGTCAACAGTGTTCCTGAACTTTGTTGTTGCTATTGCTTTGCCTAGTATGTTTTTAACTTAGTTTGTTAGTGTATTCTCAAGCTAATTCTGGGACTTCCATCCCTTAAGCATGCTGGTGCTTAAATGCAGTTCCATCTGTAGAATCAGATCTTACAGACACTGGGTATCTCCTGATTCCTTTAGATAATATTATGTACTCTTATGTTCTGCTCTCTTTATACTTCAGCATAATTTCACATTGGATTAGATTTATGACCGCATACTTTTTTTGTCTTGTGTTTtacatcctgtcccaactttatttcaGACATCTCAAATCTCCCGGAAGTTCTgagagtctcccgcatatacatagcggctccctgatgcccgcaagtcagataaaatctcccgaaatctagaacgagcggccaagagcgcacacacgcgcgcacgcaggcgacacagacttttttccccgatcgcgttttaaatccgttatctgatatacaatctagcgcactgtgtagggaacctaaatcaattgtctaatatactgtctagtgcactatgtagggaacataaatcagttatctgatatacagttacAGATATATAGTTAACTAAtatgctacctaaagcattatgtaagaaacataagtctattatctagtacactatccagtgcactaagtaaggaacataaattcttttctaatatacaatctagtgcactatgtaaggaacataaatctattatctttcacactatctagtgcaccgTGAAGTACACAGTAATGTGTCTGTGACGCGAACAGTCAGCTTAGTagttcagttagcagctcctaaaagttctgttatcacccatatcctttagtgtgtgcgagaggtttttgagcggtttttttttttgggcttgggggggtcgaggtccgggggtacctccctgaaatgagtttttgcaacttggaatGTCTGTTATTTGCAACTGAGGTTGGTTTGTGGTTTAATCATTGTAAGCCATGTATTTAAGGTATTCCCGAGTTTTCAAAGATGAAACAGATATGTGTTTTTTTAGGCTGTGGTTTAGACAGATTGTTCTGATTAGATATGATTCAGTCCTGTCCCCATTATTGCCAAGATAACAGGGTTAACTCTTATTTGCTTTAGATAAGTGTCCATTAAATACCATAGATATGAAACGGTTCTGAATGAAAAAGAATTATCACTTTGCAACACATTAAACCATAACTGCATCATACTGTAAGGTGATTAAACATTCCTGCCCATGGTCTGCTTTACATTGGTGAAGTGAAGAGAATAACTTTTCCCCTCTCTTTTTCTGATCATCAGAGATGCTACGAGCACAAGCAATACAGAAATGGCCTGAAGTTCTGCAAGCAGATTCTGTCCAACCCAAAGTTTGCCGAACATGGAGGTAAGACacattttattactacattcAAACAGGTTCGTGCTTTAAAGGTCACCAAAGGAATAGTGCACAATGAATTAGCAAAGACGCAGAAAAACAACTGCTACGTTGACACAACATGGTTTGTGTTTGACAGTTGGATAGGCACCCAGAAAAGGCAGCAATATTTAGAAGCTTTTTGAAGCAGAAGCATTTAAGTTCTCCTCCCTCTTTTGCAGAGATTGTCCAGTAATGTTGTATTAACAATGTTTTGCAAGTTGGAGCATAGACTCTACTATTGACACTAGCTATCAGGCatattatgcctggttcacactacacgatttttgccctgattttcgctcggcgactggtcggcgctagatttgccggctcgggagcaactcggcgttcactcggcgatcaaaactcggctctcaatcgctgtgtgtgaactacccaacaactcgatccgactggCTCGCTGAGCGCTTGGCGACCAGatcgagatatctagcatgtcagatatctgaatgggtgtttcccgactggcaatgagtgctatgtcgaacagccaatgagaacgcaagaaaTGCAGGGAAGGAGTGTAAAAGGctgtacaggggcttaatatagtttatatcataatacacaggtgttacacacaagttttacagtatttctgaccttatcgttctctacaaaacaccaacgttgcattgcaaaaatatttattaacctccaactcgctaCACAACAACCCAAGCCAAATCcactaagattcatttattttttctctttgtttttacgtgcacaaactttgatcgctcactaCTTGTGCATTttaggacgtggtatcattaaacctttcgtcacatcTTGCGTGTGTTTTCGTAACAAAACGAtatttgggagagcagagaagctcgcctgcgatcccagttggtgataggtcgtgtagtgtgaaaccccctatcaccgatcagtcatgtagtgtgaaatacacaccgactgaaagactcccgagtgcagaagattgtcgtgtagtgtgaactgtacagcgacccgacaaatcaaaaagtcgtgtagtgtgaacttggcattatgtggaaaaaaagaaaaagcttaGCTTAAAAACTCTataaggttgtttttttttgctttagcaCATCGGTGCATTTAgtcttttttgttgttgatttAAAAATGGTCAGCCTCTAATTACTGTCTCTGCTCAtcttaaagcattaaaatacttaaaatgtttttttaaattttgctATGTCTAATAAAACGataaaatgaatgtatgaaCCAGTTTGTTTTCtggggcagtggtagttcagctgttaaagtactggactagtaatcataaggttgctggttttcCCACAGCCAATTTTCCACGGTTGgggccactgagcaaggcccttaaccctcaattgctttaatTGTATGGGTAGCACTTACAGCAAGGGTTTGATtccaaggtggagcggtccgggtcctttctgtgtggagtttgcatgttctccccgtgtctgcgtgggtttcctccgggagctccggtttcctcccacagtccaaagaaaagaaagtgaagtgaattggagatacaaaattgttcatgactgttaaatacttgaactgataaatcttgtgtaaccagtaactacctgttttgtcatgaatgtaaccaaagtgtgtaaaacatgatgttaaaatcctaatacataaataaataaacttcaaaTGTAACtataaaataatggaaaatattgtaaaatactgGAAATGGCTTAATTGATcagccttgttttttttttttcttcttgatgTCCATTCTTATTTGGTTTTTCTCTTCCCTTCCAGAGACACTGGCAATGAAAGGATTGACTCTGAACTGTTTGGGGAGAAAAGAAGAGGCGTACGATCTGGTCAGGAGAGGACTTCGTAATGATTTGAAGAGTCATGTCTGTATCCTTTTTGTGTGCAGTATCAAACACGTAAAGCAGTAGTAGCTCAACAGTTacggtactggagtagtaatcagaagattgctagttcaagccccactactgccaggttgccactgttggccctgagcaaggcccttaatctttaATTGCtcacattgtattcagtcataattgtaagtagcTGTGGAGCAAAAGTACATGCATGTAAACGCCTAGACAGCACTAAACATATCCATGTGGACTGAATGGTCTTCTTTAACATAGGGCTGGGATGGGCTTCCAATCTATTGTAATCTTAATCAGGGTGGATTTGTTACGGAGGATGAATAAATGACCACAAACCTCAACCACTAAAGTACTGGTTTGTTAAGCTGTACtttaaaaaatctttttatTAATGGCTCAAGCAATGGCTTTTTTTATTCatggcaccctttaaaagtatgcaaactcaccccagtctaaaatgtattaaaaatgttcACTCTGgcagcccacacacacacacacacacacacacacacacacacacacacacacacacacacacacacacacactcacacactcacacactcacacactcacacactcaagtGGTCATTAGAAGACAGGAGATGGGGTAAACATGATTATCAGTGCAAAACCTAAGCCCTAAACAATGCACAAAACTTCCCTATTCTGGCAGAAATTGATAAGAAGCAGACACGACCTGCTGGTCCATAGCCCTCAGTACCTCCCTGTACTTGCTAACACTGGATAATGAAATTGATGGCTTAAAATTACAGACTTATCTGACCTGCTAGCCTTTCTTAAAGAAAGTGTTCGGCTATTTGTCATAGTTAAGCTTCTCTGCATTTCCATTATAATGTATGTAACTATTAATTACTGTAGTTTTATCATTCTTTTTAAATGTCAACGTCacaatatttttgacggcacttCTGTTAAGAAATTACAGGTCGTTCAAGTTTCTAATCCACCGGTTTGGGGATATTAAATGCTTGTAATTATAAACTGTAAACTCAATGTATGAACACACTGTAATGCAAGTGTAAAATCTTTAAGAAAGCAAGTTTTATATATGCTATCTGAGTGCAGATTAAAATAGGAGATAAGAAATCAAGTGCAGTACGAGTGTAAGTCTTATTGCCATTAGCAGGCTGAAAGCTGCACGCTGTTTTCTGTCCTTGACTCTACTTTCACAGGCTGGCATGTGTATGGTTTGCTGCAGCGTTCCGATAAAAAGTATGACGAAGCCATTAAGTGCTACAGAAACGCGCTGAAATGGGACAAAGATAATCTGCAAATACTTAGAGACCTCTCACTGCTGCAAATTCAAATGAGGGATCTCGAGGGATACCGGGTAAGAGAGAATATATTGTATGGCGTGTTCCCTAATCGTACCAGGTTTTTGTACTGCAAGTTCAGCTTGCAAACTTTCATTTACATCTTTTAcagtaaaagaagaagaagatatactttatttgtcatatatacatatgtactgtatacatacagtataatgaaattctttctttgcatatcccagcttgtttggaagctggggtcagagcgcagggtcagccaccttacggcacccctggagcagacagggttaagtgtcttgctcaaggacccaacagtggctgcatagcagagcctgtatttgaaccgccaatcttccggttgatagcccaaagctttagccactaggctaccactgtccccaagaAATTGTCAGCccagttggctgtgtctgggggagGAAGTATTGCAATGGCTctttattgctgctgcaatggtgacctctgctggtttgGCTTAGGCACCTGCATGAGGTATAGTTGATTTATGGATAGTAGTGAGACTCTCTAAGAGTCCCTAGACTGCTTTATGTGAGACCCCCCCATCTTTTGCAGGTGAAGAGAGTCTGAGGGAGCCTGAACAATTTGGAAAGCTACATTGCTGTGCAAATTAATTTTAGCATATTAAATAGAAGCTTGTAAACCTAGAATAAATAGCTAGATGCCTTAATAGGCTTAGCCAAAATTAGAAGTAGGACCacatctttttcttttttcttttttgtttaccTTTGAAAAGCAAAATGTTTGAACAATGAAAACTGCATCATTCCTATTTATTTCTGTGTTCTTTATTTTAGGAGACCAGGTACCAATTGCTTCAGTTGCGGCCAGCCCAGAGAGCATCGTGGATTGGTTATGCCATTGCCTATCACCTCCTGCAGGACTATGAGATGGCAGCCAAGATAGTGGAGGAGTTTCGCAAAACCCAGCAGGCACAGTTTACCTTTACAcacttattaaaataatatacattttgACCTGCATgctagggatgcaaattttgccaatTTCTTTTAACTAACAAGCGTATAGTGttccatttaaatataaaacacatcactgagTTTTACATAAACAATTATTTAGAACAGAAAATGGACATGAACGCTGTGAGCAGAACCAGATCGgtgctaactaaacatgctagTCTTAAATAATAAGGGAACCTAACACGTCTAAGTCCTCCTGATTTTGATGCATATAATAAGCAACCAGAGCAGTAGGCATGTGGCTTCTTAGTATAAAAGATTGTGTGCTGTACTAACCCGATGCTTGACATGGGCTATAGACTGATTTATAAATTACCTACCATTGTGTaaacacagtgtaaaacatctgaataaataaatgaccgaTCAGTAAAGCAAGTATGGTTTTATGAATAAGGTTAATAATTTCGTAGATGTTCGATTGGCACAGCATGGAAAAAACACTAGCCTGCCACTGCTGAGTTATGGGTTTGAATCCAAGCAGTGCTATTGTccagcatctacacagacatgattgtctaaGTATGAGGTGGGATGGTTGGCCTAGTCATTAGCAGGtgcagtgcaggtcccaaacccagataaaataaggaagggcatctggcaaaAAACAAACCAACTCTGGTATGTGGACGAAAATGATCCACACTAGTGACCCCAAAATACAGGAGCAGTCGAAAAAAAGATAACGTACATCATTGCACATCTGGTGTCTTCCCCTCGTTCTGTAATGCATTGAAAATGACATTTTATCCAACTCTACGACTCTACGAAGTGCAGTTCCCGGCTCTATGAGTCACTGAATATTTGATGAGCAACTTGGGGTTGCAAAGCTCTCTCTGTGTACAGTGCAGTTATGTGCACATATAGCCATGCAGAAACACTTCTTAGCCTGTACTTTGTTGCTTGCTAGTGTAAATGCTGGACTATTTCGTCCTAATAATAACTGCCCTCTCCTGTTTTGTTCATTGGGatgcacataataataataatgcaagagATCAAAGAGCAGTGAGATTAGTTTTCAGTTCGTACAGGTGAATTTATAGTGTATGTTAATGTGTGCATCACAGACATCTCCAGATAAAGTGGACTATGAGTACAGTGAGCTGTTACTGTATCAGAATCAAGTGCTGCGAGAGGCAGGACTTTTCAAAGAGGCTCTCGATCACCTCATCAGTTACGAGAAACAAATCTGTGACAAATTGGCCGTGGAGGAAACTAGAGGTATGTATGTGTTAAGTGTTCACCTTAATTCTGGAGTATTTGGTTGACCTGGCTTTTTGGCTGCAGCTATCAGCTTTAGTTTTACGGAAAATAATACTATGTTGAAATTTCAAAtttatgctgattttcctcattTTGGATGAAAAGCtatatgactagactgggagataATTTGTCAAAATCGACAAATTCAAAAATTGAAATTAGTTTGGAGAAAAAGGTGGGTAATATTAGCTTTTTCCATTATGAAATAGCCAGCTGTTGTAGCTATACTTGGCTATGTTCCTCATGGGGCGGCATGGTTGCTAGTTGGGTAGcactgcctcacagcaaggttttgggtttgtttcctggttccctcccacagtccaggtaaattggagaaacaaaattgtctgtgaatgggattgacattaaaatcttgaactgattaatcttgtgtaaccagtaattaactgtctgtcatgaatgaaaccaaagtgtgtaaaacagaaCAACTGATCTGATTGTGCCTTTGTGTGTAGGAGAGCTGTTGCTACAGTTGGATCGGGCTGATGAAGCCTCCGATGTGTATCGCCACCTGCAGGAGAGAAATCCTGAAAACTGGAGCTACTACCAAGGACTGGAGAAATC
The nucleotide sequence above comes from Trichomycterus rosablanca isolate fTriRos1 chromosome 8, fTriRos1.hap1, whole genome shotgun sequence. Encoded proteins:
- the naa15a gene encoding N-alpha-acetyltransferase 15, NatA auxiliary subunit a isoform X2 → MPSIILPPKENALFKRILRCYEHKQYRNGLKFCKQILSNPKFAEHGETLAMKGLTLNCLGRKEEAYDLVRRGLRNDLKSHVCWHVYGLLQRSDKKYDEAIKCYRNALKWDKDNLQILRDLSLLQIQMRDLEGYRETRYQLLQLRPAQRASWIGYAIAYHLLQDYEMAAKIVEEFRKTQQTSPDKVDYEYSELLLYQNQVLREAGLFKEALDHLISYEKQICDKLAVEETRGELLLQLDRADEASDVYRHLQERNPENWSYYQGLEKSLKPRNVEERQKLYEDTWLKFPKGLVPRRLPLNFLTGEKFKECLDYYLRLNFSKGCPPLFTTLKSLYHDKEKVSVIEKLVVSYEESLRTCKVFSSNDV